Proteins from one Hoplias malabaricus isolate fHopMal1 chromosome 2, fHopMal1.hap1, whole genome shotgun sequence genomic window:
- the fbxw5 gene encoding F-box/WD repeat-containing protein 5, whose translation MASGPGLPDSLVLEIFIHLPHAAVLKAGLACRQWFAVSRDEFLWKELFYSYYRIPRSVPRHPAAVSWYREFKRLYDCIPCVEVQTLKEHHDQVLHLAFSHRGHCFSSCSKDCTVKIWDAEKPDGNISLMHSSSMRQFNWGYTQFSQFNSDDTLLLVSGVYLGPHHSSSGEIAVISLDNYTLLSRVRNKPYDVFGCWLNETHLISGNLHWIGNLTSCTVLWLNKAFQDIESENINVVKRLFKIQNINASTIRTVMVAHCRRHDTPDLLLDYEAQSQARAQAQQHGDSQQHQPMLFDLGASDSDDEDDEEDEDNERGEMKCSTRHPNFSPSGVEHVRHSLQSAGAQERELEAQVAQLMGSRRTKAPDPNLVTPSAPGEGEDKTYLLFTTGSLTFSPHQIGIKRIMPDQMTTCGPVLGEERSTEEFFDSLDHVIDIHGHIIGMGLSPDHRYLYVNSRAWPAGCVISDPMSPPPIAEEIDLHVIDLKSLREERRSLRAHRAFTPNDECFFIFLDVSRDFVASGAEDKHGYIWDRHYNICLARLQHDDVVNSVAFSPTDQELLLSASDDSTIKVWRSPRMVRLAQSPSRPPRPRNLLSSLLSRRNANNNMNGQP comes from the exons ATGGCGAGTGGCCCTGGCCTGCCGGACAGCCTGGTGCTGGAGATCTTCATCCATCTCCCCCATGCTGCGGTGCTGAAGGCTGGCCTAGCATGCAGACAGTGGTTTGCTGTATCTCGGGATGAGTTCCTGTGGAAGGAGCTGTTCTACAGCTACTACCGCATCCCACGCTCAGTGCCCCGCCACCCAG CGGCTGTGTCATGGTACAGAGAGTTTAAAAGGCTGTATGACTGCATCCCATGCGTAGAGGTGCAGACACTCAAAGAGCACCATGACCAGGTCCTTCACCTTGCCTTTTCTCACCGTGGTCACTGCTTCTCCTCCTGCTCTAAAGACTGCACTGTTAAG ATTTGGGATGCAGAAAAGCCAGATGGAAACATCTCTTTGATGCATAGCTCCAGCATGCGGCAGTTTAACTGGGGCTACACACAGTTTTCCCAGTTCAACAGTGACGACACCCTGCTACTGGTTTCAGGAGTCTACCTCGGTCCACACCACTCCTCCTCAGGAGAGATAGCTGTCATCAGCTTAG ACAATTACACACTGCTGTCACGAGTGAGGAATAAACCTTATGACGTGTTTGGCTGTTGGCTGAACGAGACTCATCTAATCTCTGGAAACTTGCACTGGATCGGCAACTTGACCTCCTGCACTGTGCTCTGGCTCAACAAAGCCTTCCAG GACATTGAGTCAGAAAACATCAACGTGGTCAAGCGGCTCTTCAAGATCCAGAACATCAATGCCAGCACTATTCGCACAGTGATGGTGGCTCACTGCCGTCGGCACGACACTCCCGACCTGTTGCTGGACTATGAAGCCCAGTCACAGGCCCGAGCCCAGGCCCAGCAACATGGGGACTCTCAACAGCACCAGCCCATGCTCTTCGACCTGGGTGCTTCCGACAGTGACgatgaagatgatgaggaagatgaagaCAATGAGAGAGGGGAGATGAAATGCTCAACACGCCATCCCAATTTCAGCCCGTCCGGAGTGGAGCATGTTAGACAT agtCTTCAAAGTGCAGGGGCTCAGGAGCGAGAGCTGGAGGCGCAGGTCGCTCAGCTTATGGGGAGCAGACGGACTAAAGCTCCCGACCCCAACCTGGTAACGCCCTCTGCTCCTGGAGAAGGAGAAGACAAGACTTACCTACTCTTCACTACAGGCAGCCTTACCTTCTCACCCCACCAGATAG GTATCAAGCGAATCATGCCCGATCAGATGACCACTTGTGGGCCAGTGCTGGGGGAAGAGCGCAGCACTGAGGAGTTCTTTGATTCGTTGGATCATGTGATCGATATTCACGGCCACATCATCGGCATGGGCCTGTCACCAGACCACAG GTACCTGTATGTGAACAGTCGAGCATGGCCAGCAGGCTGTGTGATTTCAGACCCAATGTCCCCTCCACCCATAGCTGAGGAGATAGACCTGCATGTGATCGACCTGAAGAGCCTGCGAGAAGAGCGCCGCAGCCTCCGTGCTCACAGGGCCTTTACGCCCAACGAcgagtgtttcttcattttcCTTGATGTCAGCCGTGACTTTGTAGCCAG TGGTGCTGAAGACAAACACGGCTACATCTGGGACCGCCATTACAACATCTGCCTTGCTCGCTTGCAGCATGACGACGTGGTCAACTCTGTGGCCTTCAGCCCCACTGACCAGGAGCTATTGCTGTCAGCCAGTGATGACTCCACAATCAAAGTGTGGCGCTCTCCACGCATGGTGCGTCTGGCTCAGAGCCCCTCACGGCCCCCTAGACCCCGCAACCTCTTGTCGTCTCTGTTGTCCCGAAGGAACGCTAATAATAACATGAACGGACAACCTTGA
- the traf2b gene encoding TNF receptor-associated factor 2 isoform X1 → MWPQLAPCDSRMISLTSKWKGMARPSLLTSVDSTLPGISRQVLSVSMEPKYQCQQCKGVLRKPFQAQCGHRFCVFCFKQLTSSGPIPCEACRAEGIFEAETSMLNLTEAFPDNAARREIDSLPAKCPNEGCSWTGVVKDYEVQHEGQCEFERVKCEACQMFILLGEKDRHNERECEARTLNCKYCKFSFSFKDIKAHDEICLKFPMQCKDCGKKKIPREKFLEHSKSCAKSKSACQFSEIGCRVVVDNGKQHEHEQTSIIEHLRLLLGVMLSVRFRSDAPGEWQEDSGLGLYRGPEDAAPPGANAAAHNAAGGPSVQQKMTALENIVCVLNREVERNAIRLEALTRQHQLDQEKIENLSNKVRQLERTLNMRDLQLAESEQTLRELQFCTYDGVFVWKISEFSRRRQEALSGRSPAMFSPAFYSSKYGYKMCLRLYLNGDGTGRGTHLSLFFVVMRGKYDALLKWPFSQKVTLMLLDQNNREHIIDAFRPDISSTSFQRPISEMNIASGCPLFCPLAKLAGKSSYLRDDTIFIKAIVDLTGL, encoded by the exons ATGTGGCCCCaacttgcgccctgtgattccag GATGATTAGCCTTACGAGTAAATGGAAGGGAATGGCACGGCCATCTTTGCTCACTTCTGTGGACTCTACTTTGCCAGGAATCTCACGACAGGTATTATCGGTGTCCATGGAACCTAAGTACCAGTGCCAGCAGTGCAAAGGAGTTCTGAGGAAACCCTTCCAGGCCCAGTGTGGACATCGCTTCTGTGTATTCTGTTTTAAACAACTCACCAG TTCTGGCCCCATACCCTGTGAAGCCTGCCGTGCTGAGGGTATATTTGAAGCAGAAACGTCAATGCTGAACCTCACTGAG GCTTTTCCAGACAATGCAGCACGGAGAGAAATTGATAGCTTGCCAGCAAAATGCCCAAATGAAGGCTGTAGCTGGACAGGAGTAGTGAAAGATTATGAG GTACAACACGAAGGGCAATGTGAATTTGAGCGTGTGAAGTGTGAAGCATGTCAAATGTTTATCTTGCTTGGTGAAAAAGATCGCCACAACGAGCGGGAATGTGAAGCCAGGACTCTGAACTGCAAGTACTGCAAATTCTCCTTCAGCTTCAAAGACATTAAG GCTCATGATGAAATTTGTCTAAAATTTCCCATGCAATGCAAAGACTGTGGCAAAAAGAAAATCCCTAGAGAAAAG tttcTTGAACATAGTAAGTCATGTGCAAAGTCCAAATCAGCATGTCAGTTCAGCGAAATTGGCTGCAGGGTTGTG GTTGACAATGGAAAACAGCACGAACACGAGCAGACCAGTATCATTGAGCATCTGCGACTCCTGCTGGGCGTGATGTTGTCTGTGCGCTTTCGTTCTGATGCGCCGGGAGAGTGGCAGGAGGACTCTGGCCTTGGGCTTTACCGTGGGCCTGAGGACGCAGCACCGCCAGGGGCCAACGCTGCTGCTCACAATGCAGCAGGAGGTCCCAGCGTACAGCAGAAGATGACCGCGCTGGAAAATATAGTGTGTGTGCTGAATCGAGAAGTAGAACGCAATGCCATCAGACTGGAGGCTCTAACCCGCCAGCACCAGCTGGACCAGGAGAAAATCGAAAACTTATCCAATAAG GTACGTCAACTGGAGCGAACCTTGAATATGCGTGATTTGCAACTGGCTGAATCAGAGCAGACTTTACGAGAGCTACAGTTCTGCACATATGACggtgtgtttgtttggaaaATTTCAGAATTTTCTCGCCGCAGGCAAGAAGCACTGTCTGGTCGATCTCCCGCTATGTTCTCACCAG ccTTCTACTCCAGTAAATATGGCTATAAGATGTGTTTGAGACTGTATCTGAATGGAGATGGCACAGGACGGGGCACACACCTCTCTTTGTTCTTTGTGGTGATGAGGGGAAAATACGATGCCCTGCTCAAGTGGCCTTTCAGCCAGAAG GTAACTCTGATGCTTTTGGACCAAAACAATCGAGAGCACATCATTGATGCCTTCAGACCTGACATCAGCTCAACGTCTTTCCAAAGGCCAATTAGTGAAATGAACATCGCTAGTGGCTGCCCGCTGTTCTGCCCTCTGGCTAAGCTGGCAGGCAAGAGTTCCTATCTGAGAGACGACACCATTTTTATCAAAGCTATCGTAGACCTCACtgggctgtag
- the traf2b gene encoding TNF receptor-associated factor 2 isoform X2, which yields MISLTSKWKGMARPSLLTSVDSTLPGISRQVLSVSMEPKYQCQQCKGVLRKPFQAQCGHRFCVFCFKQLTSSGPIPCEACRAEGIFEAETSMLNLTEAFPDNAARREIDSLPAKCPNEGCSWTGVVKDYEVQHEGQCEFERVKCEACQMFILLGEKDRHNERECEARTLNCKYCKFSFSFKDIKAHDEICLKFPMQCKDCGKKKIPREKFLEHSKSCAKSKSACQFSEIGCRVVVDNGKQHEHEQTSIIEHLRLLLGVMLSVRFRSDAPGEWQEDSGLGLYRGPEDAAPPGANAAAHNAAGGPSVQQKMTALENIVCVLNREVERNAIRLEALTRQHQLDQEKIENLSNKVRQLERTLNMRDLQLAESEQTLRELQFCTYDGVFVWKISEFSRRRQEALSGRSPAMFSPAFYSSKYGYKMCLRLYLNGDGTGRGTHLSLFFVVMRGKYDALLKWPFSQKVTLMLLDQNNREHIIDAFRPDISSTSFQRPISEMNIASGCPLFCPLAKLAGKSSYLRDDTIFIKAIVDLTGL from the exons ATGATTAGCCTTACGAGTAAATGGAAGGGAATGGCACGGCCATCTTTGCTCACTTCTGTGGACTCTACTTTGCCAGGAATCTCACGACAGGTATTATCGGTGTCCATGGAACCTAAGTACCAGTGCCAGCAGTGCAAAGGAGTTCTGAGGAAACCCTTCCAGGCCCAGTGTGGACATCGCTTCTGTGTATTCTGTTTTAAACAACTCACCAG TTCTGGCCCCATACCCTGTGAAGCCTGCCGTGCTGAGGGTATATTTGAAGCAGAAACGTCAATGCTGAACCTCACTGAG GCTTTTCCAGACAATGCAGCACGGAGAGAAATTGATAGCTTGCCAGCAAAATGCCCAAATGAAGGCTGTAGCTGGACAGGAGTAGTGAAAGATTATGAG GTACAACACGAAGGGCAATGTGAATTTGAGCGTGTGAAGTGTGAAGCATGTCAAATGTTTATCTTGCTTGGTGAAAAAGATCGCCACAACGAGCGGGAATGTGAAGCCAGGACTCTGAACTGCAAGTACTGCAAATTCTCCTTCAGCTTCAAAGACATTAAG GCTCATGATGAAATTTGTCTAAAATTTCCCATGCAATGCAAAGACTGTGGCAAAAAGAAAATCCCTAGAGAAAAG tttcTTGAACATAGTAAGTCATGTGCAAAGTCCAAATCAGCATGTCAGTTCAGCGAAATTGGCTGCAGGGTTGTG GTTGACAATGGAAAACAGCACGAACACGAGCAGACCAGTATCATTGAGCATCTGCGACTCCTGCTGGGCGTGATGTTGTCTGTGCGCTTTCGTTCTGATGCGCCGGGAGAGTGGCAGGAGGACTCTGGCCTTGGGCTTTACCGTGGGCCTGAGGACGCAGCACCGCCAGGGGCCAACGCTGCTGCTCACAATGCAGCAGGAGGTCCCAGCGTACAGCAGAAGATGACCGCGCTGGAAAATATAGTGTGTGTGCTGAATCGAGAAGTAGAACGCAATGCCATCAGACTGGAGGCTCTAACCCGCCAGCACCAGCTGGACCAGGAGAAAATCGAAAACTTATCCAATAAG GTACGTCAACTGGAGCGAACCTTGAATATGCGTGATTTGCAACTGGCTGAATCAGAGCAGACTTTACGAGAGCTACAGTTCTGCACATATGACggtgtgtttgtttggaaaATTTCAGAATTTTCTCGCCGCAGGCAAGAAGCACTGTCTGGTCGATCTCCCGCTATGTTCTCACCAG ccTTCTACTCCAGTAAATATGGCTATAAGATGTGTTTGAGACTGTATCTGAATGGAGATGGCACAGGACGGGGCACACACCTCTCTTTGTTCTTTGTGGTGATGAGGGGAAAATACGATGCCCTGCTCAAGTGGCCTTTCAGCCAGAAG GTAACTCTGATGCTTTTGGACCAAAACAATCGAGAGCACATCATTGATGCCTTCAGACCTGACATCAGCTCAACGTCTTTCCAAAGGCCAATTAGTGAAATGAACATCGCTAGTGGCTGCCCGCTGTTCTGCCCTCTGGCTAAGCTGGCAGGCAAGAGTTCCTATCTGAGAGACGACACCATTTTTATCAAAGCTATCGTAGACCTCACtgggctgtag